A window from Gallus gallus isolate bGalGal1 chromosome 5, bGalGal1.mat.broiler.GRCg7b, whole genome shotgun sequence encodes these proteins:
- the FADD gene encoding FAS-associated death domain protein has translation MDPFLALLNSLSASLSSSELCELKFLCKDKIGKRKLESVQSGRELFNFLMEQQLIASYNVDLLKSMFKTIKREDLISQLEEFIEEGEASAPDERPDMKERRLQKVVIEVICENVGRDWKMLMRKLDFSDVRMERIMVAKPNNLREQLFQSLREWQKWKGKDAKVADLIKALRDCNMNLVADIAEQKLFHLNTENM, from the exons ATGGATCCcttcctggctctgctgaaTTCTTTGTCCGCCAGCCTGTCTAGCAGCGAGCTCTGCGAGCTGAAGTTTCTGTGCAAGGACAAAATTGGGAAAAGGAAGTTGGAGTCTGTCCAGAGTGGCAGGGAGCTCTTCAACTTCCTCATGGAGCAGCAACTGATCGCAAGTTACAACGTAGACTTGCTTAAAAGCATGTTTAAGACCATTAAGAGAGAAGATTTGATCTCACAGCTGGAGGAGTTCATAGAGGAGGGAGAAGCCAGCGCTCCTGATGAGCGGCCTGACATGAAGGAAAGAC gTTTGCAGAAGGTAGTTATCGAAGTTATATGCGAGAACGTTGGGAGAgactggaaaatgctgatgCGAAAACTTGACTTTTCTGATGTGAGAATGGAGAGAATAATGGTAGCCAAGCCAAATAATTTACGAGAGCAATTGTTTCAGTCGCTTCGAGAGTGGCAGAAATGGAAGGGGAAAGATGCGAAGGTGGCTGACCTAATAAAGGCTCTTCGAGACTGTAATATGAATTTGGTGGCAGACATAGCTGAACAGAAGCTCTTTCACCTGAATACAGAAAACATGTGA